In a single window of the Gossypium hirsutum isolate 1008001.06 chromosome D02, Gossypium_hirsutum_v2.1, whole genome shotgun sequence genome:
- the LOC107910321 gene encoding uncharacterized protein encodes MAATTSATSSCSGFFNLRSNNDEPRVVRSSSSTHSSPAGGCGKLDGVAMWFINGVATAFFASLQRCSCIRIATEEEDDGEEANDVPLIHSDGNYVRHEAGTISRRRRKIIS; translated from the coding sequence atgGCAGCCACTACCTCAGCTACAAGTAGCTGCTCCGGATTCTTCAACCTCCGCTCAAATAATGATGAGCCGAGGGTGGTCCGATCCTCATCATCCACTCACAGCTCACCTGCTGGTGGGTGCGGGAAGCTAGATGGTGTTGCTATGTGGTTCATCAATGGTGTAGCAACCGCATTCTTCGCGTCGCTACAACGATGTTCTTGCATCCGTATTGCCACGGAGGAGGAAGACGATGGCGAGGAAGCCAACGACGTACCGTTGATCCATAGTGATGGGAATTACGTGAGGCATGAAGCTGGAACGATCAGCCGGAGGAGGAGGAAGATCATCTCTTAA